The region TCTCGCCCTCCACCGCCGAGCGTATCAGCGGCCAGCGCTTCAACCTCAAGGCCGATCGCCTCACGGCAAGCGGCGAGAGCGGCGGCTCGGGACGCCTCTCGCTCCTGTTCGCCATCACCGTCTCGATGCTGCTCTACTTCACCATCCTGCTCTACGGCCAGAACGTCTTGCGCAGCGTGATGGAGGAGAAGCAGACGCGGGTCGCGGAAGTGATCGTGGCCAGCGTGCGCCCCAGCCACCTCCTGGCCGGTAAGGTGCTGGGCGTGGGCGCGGTGGGACTCACGCAGATGGTCATCTGGATCGTCGCCGCGTTGTTGATGGCCAAATACCGCGTGAAGATGCTCGCCCTCCTGGGAGTCGGCGCGATGCCCCTCGTCGGCATTCCGCCGATCTCGGTGGGGATGGTGATCACGCTCGTCCTCTACTTCCTGCTCGGCTACATCCTCTACGCCGCGCTCTTTGCCGCGGTTGGCGCCATGACCAGCACCGAGCAGGAGGCACAGCAGGCGCAACTCCCCGTCGTGCTCCTGCTGGTGGGGGGCATCATGTTCCTGCAACCGGTCCTCAGTGCCCCCGAGGGGACGCTGGCCAAGGTGCTCGCCTGGTTCCCGTTCACCGCCCCGATCATGATGCCGCTGCGCTTGACCGCGGTCGAAGTCGCGCCGTGGGACATCGCGCTATCGATCCTGGCGCTGCTCATCTTCAGCTACCTGGCCATCGCCTTCGCTGCCCGCATCTACCGGACGGGGATCCTCATGTACGGCAAGCGCGCCACGCTGGCGGAGGTCATCCGCTGGGCTCGGCAGTCGAGCTGAACCGACGCGTCGTGGAAGGGCGCTCTCACCGCTCCCGATCGAGCGGCCGAATCCACGCACACTTTCGTTGACTTATTTCCTGACACCGGCCATCTTCCCCGTCCGATGGCTGGATTCACACCCTCCGCTCCCCCGGGATACCGCGGCCTGCGTGGCGACGTGCTCGTCGCCCTCAAGAAGGCCCAACCGCTGACCGCCAAAGAACTTGGCGCTCAATTCGGGGTCACGCCCAACGCCCTCCGGCGGCACCTCAAGGAGCTCGAAGCTGGGGGGTTCGTCCGCTACCAGCGCGAGATTCGGGGGGTGGGCGGTCCGGTCTTCGCCTACTCCCTTACCGACGACGGCGAGCGCCTCTTTCCACGCGCCTACGACACCGCGCTAAACGAGGTGCTCGAGCTCGTGCGCCAGCAGTTGGGGTCGGACGGCGTGGTTGAGCTCTTCCGGAAGCGG is a window of Gemmatimonadaceae bacterium DNA encoding:
- a CDS encoding ABC transporter permease; translation: MRVLWAVLKREYLERVRTRWFVIATLFGPLLFGSLMFLPSYLGQRTKAAADAARIRILDATGTNLGQLVAFELGGGITGNPSITQVEQATAATLAEAEARARAAVTAKELRGYLVLPSDILASGNARYVGVNATAIADMDQLRTTVQRQLLTTQMQAAGVSPSTAERISGQRFNLKADRLTASGESGGSGRLSLLFAITVSMLLYFTILLYGQNVLRSVMEEKQTRVAEVIVASVRPSHLLAGKVLGVGAVGLTQMVIWIVAALLMAKYRVKMLALLGVGAMPLVGIPPISVGMVITLVLYFLLGYILYAALFAAVGAMTSTEQEAQQAQLPVVLLLVGGIMFLQPVLSAPEGTLAKVLAWFPFTAPIMMPLRLTAVEVAPWDIALSILALLIFSYLAIAFAARIYRTGILMYGKRATLAEVIRWARQSS